A single region of the Pelecanus crispus isolate bPelCri1 chromosome 10, bPelCri1.pri, whole genome shotgun sequence genome encodes:
- the MORN4 gene encoding MORN repeat-containing protein 4, with protein sequence MTLTKGSFTYSNGEEYRGEWKEGRRHGIGQLTFADGTAYVGHFENGLFHGCGVLTFPDGSRYEGEFVQGKFNGVGVFTRCDNMTFEGEFKGGRVYGFGLLTFPDGSHGVPRNEGFFENNKLLRREKCPAVIQRAQGASKSAHNLTA encoded by the exons ATGACCCTCACCAAAGGCTCCTTCACCTACTCCAACGGGGAGGAGTACCGTGGCGAGTGGAAGGAAG GTCGCAGGCACGGCATCGGGCAGCTGACCTTTGCCGACGGCACCGCTTACGTGGGGCACTTTGAGAATGGGCTCTTCCACGGCTGCGGTGTGCTCACCTTCCCCGACGGCTCCAG GTACGAGGGGGAGTTTGTGCAGGGCAAGTTCAACGGCGTCGGCGTCTTCACCCGCTGTGACAACATGACCTTTGAGGGCGAGTTCAAAGGCGGGCGTGTGTACGGCTTCG gtCTCCTGACCTTCCCCGACGGCTCCCACGGGGTGCCCCGCAACGAGGGCTTCTTCGAGAACAACAAGCTGCTGCGGCGGGAGAAGTGCCCGGCCGTCATCCAGAGGGCCCAGGGTGCCTCCAAGTCTGCCCACAACCTGACGGCGTGA
- the PI4K2A gene encoding phosphatidylinositol 4-kinase type 2-alpha, whose protein sequence is MDETSPLVSPERAQAHDYGLPGGAVRAPPPAAPPPPPPPPPSPPGSPGGRDRERQPLLERGARGPAAAQAQAQAQAAAVAAAQAAAAAAAQRERNDFPEDPEFAEVVRRAELASERGIFPERISQGSSGSYFVKDPQGKIIGVFKPKNEEPYGQLNPKWTKWLQKLCCPCCFGRDCLVLNQGYLSEAGASLVDQKLELNIVPRTKVVYLASETFNYSAIDRVKSRGKRLALEKVPKVGQRFNRIGLPPKVGSFQLFVEGYKDADYWLRRFEAEPLPENTNRQLLLQFERLVVLDYIIRNTDRGNDNWLIKYDCPLDSAGVRDSDWVVVKEPIIKLAAIDNGLAFPLKHPDSWRAYPFYWAWLPQAKIPFSQEIKDLILPKISDPNFVKDLEEDLYELFKKDPGFDRGQFHKQIAVMRGQILNLTQALKDGKSPLHLVQMPPVIVETARSHQRTASESYTQSFQSRKPFFSWW, encoded by the exons ATGGACGAGACGAGCCCGCTGGTGTCGCCGGAGCGGGCGCAGGCCCACGACTACGGGCTGCCGGGGGGTGCTGTGcgcgcccccccgcccgccgccccccccccgccgccgccgccgccgccctcccctcccggctcccccggcGGCCGCGACCGCGAGCGGCAGCCGCTGCTGgagcgcggggcgcggggcccggcggcggcgcaggCCCAGGCGCAGGCCcaggcggcggcggtggcggcggcccaggcggcggcggcggcggcggcgcagcgGGAGCGTAACGACTTCCCCGAGGACCCCGAGTTCGCCGAGGTGGTGCGGCGGGCCGAGCTGGCCAGCGAGCGCGGCATCTTCCCCGAGCGCATCTCGCAGGGCTCCAGCGGCAGCTACTTCGTGAAGGACCCGCAGGGG AAAATCATTGGTGTCTTCAAGCCCAAGAACGAGGAGCCATACGGGCAGCTGAACCCCAAGTGGACCAAGTGGCTGCAGAAGTTGTGCTGCCCGTGCTGCTTTGGGAGAGACTGCCTTGTCCTCAACCAGGGCTACCTGTCGGAGGCAGGCGCCAGCCTGGTGGACCAGAAACTGGAACTCAACATTGTTCCCCGCACGAAG GTGGTGTATCTGGCCAGCGAGACCTTTAACTACAGTGCCATTGACAGGGTGAAGTCCCGAGGAAAGAGACTGGCCCTGGAGAAGGTGCCGAAAGTCGGCCAGCGCTTCAACCGCATCGGTCTGCCGCCCAAG GTGggctccttccagctctttGTGGAAGGCTACAAGGATGCTGACTACTGGCTGCGGCGGTTTGAAGCTGAGCCACTCCCGGAGAACACCAaccggcagctgctgctgcagttcgAGCGGCTTGTGGTGCTGGACTACATCATCAGGAACACAG ATCGGGGCAATGACAACTGGCTCATCAAGTATGACTGTCCCCTGGACAGCGCGGGCGTGCGG GACAGCGACTGGGTAGTGGTGAAGGAGCCCATCATCAAGCTGGCTGCTATAGACAATGGTTTGGCCTTTCCCTTGAAACACCCGGACTCCTGGAGAGCAT ATCCATTCTACTGGGCATGGCTGCCCCAGGCCAAAATCCCCTTTTCACAGGAGATCAAGGACTTGATTCTTCCCAAGATCTCAGACCCCAACTTTGTCAAGGACCTGGAGGAAGATCTGTATGAGCTCTTCAAG AAAGACCCTGGCTTTGACAGAGGACAGTTTCACAAGCAAATCGCTGTCATGAGAGGCCAG ATCCTGAACCTGACTCAGGCGCTGAAAGATGGCAAGAGCCCCCTGCACCTGGTTCAGATGCCACCTGTGATTGTGGAAACGGCGCGTTCTCACCAGCGCACTGCCAGCGAGTCCTACACGCAGAGCTTCCAGAGCCGGAAGCCTTTCTTTTCATGGTGGTAG
- the AVPI1 gene encoding arginine vasopressin-induced protein 1 translates to MGTPASVVSDPPGRVAPAARGRKRASANIFQGVGLPELRSLFRSGGAERPEERARLVWRYGGQRRMARALRRLRRRRPAQPGGGTAALRRFGRLRIAEKEPEDGGGAEAPSGSV, encoded by the exons ATGGGCACGCCGGCCTCGGTGGTGAGCGACCCTCCGGGGCGGGTGGCGCCGGCAGCCCGCGGCCGCAAGCGGGCCTCGGCCAACATCTTCCAGGGCGTGGGGCTGCCGGAGCTGCGGAGCCTGTtccggagcggcggggccgagcggcCCGAGGAGCGCGCCCGCCTCGTCTGGCGGTACGGGGGCCAGCGGCGCATGGCGCGGGCCCTGCggcggctccggcggcggcggccggcccAGCCCGGCGGCGGGACGGCGGCTCTGCGGCGCTTCGGCCGCCTGCG AATCGCGGAGAAGGAGCCGGAGgacggcggcggggccgaggcgCCCTCGGGGTCCGTGTAG
- the MARVELD1 gene encoding LOW QUALITY PROTEIN: MARVEL domain-containing protein 1 (The sequence of the model RefSeq protein was modified relative to this genomic sequence to represent the inferred CDS: inserted 1 base in 1 codon; substituted 1 base at 1 genomic stop codon) yields the protein MFGKGRGRKSLPRPXVPPEPRRSXQGPAMARTAPPAVPPPPGPPARGSLSLHRAYLRSPLGLLRLGQLALGAAFWVTVAAHKYEGAAHFALFAAVLVWLLTLALFGLSLLGRWALVPWLGSRWLLTNLVHDLALGVGLYAAATGIMGYKAGRKSYCNLPGYSQQCLYSAYLSASICGGITACLYLFSGLYCLSRRCRDQRDII from the exons ATGTTTGGCAAGGGCCGGGGGAGGAAGTCGCTGCCGCGGCCCTGAGTCCCGCCCGAGCCGCGCCGGA AGCAGGGCCCCGCCATGGCCCGCACGGCTCCCCCGGCAgtgccgccgcccccggggccgccggcccgcggctccctcagcctccaccGCGCCTACCTGCGGAGCCCGCTGGGCCTGCTGCGCCTGGGGCAGCTGGCGCTGGGCGCTGCCTTCTGGGTGACGGTGGCGGCTCACAAGTACGAGGGGGCGGCCCACTTCGCCCTCTTCGCCGCCGTCCTGGTCTGGCTCCTCACCCTGGCCCTCTTCGGGCTGAGCCTGCTGGGGCGCTGGGCGCTGGTGCCCTGGCTGGGCTCCCGCTGGCTCCTCACCAACCTGGTGCACGACCTGGCGCTGGGCGTGGGGCTCTACGCGGCCGCCACCGGCATCATGGGCTACAAGGCTGGGCGGAAAAGCTATTGCAACCTGCCGGGCTACAGCCAGCAGTGCCTCTACAGCGCCTACCTGAGCGCCTCCATCTGCGGGGGCATCACCGCCTGCCTGTACCTCTTCTCTGGGCTCTACTGCCTGTCACGGCGCTGCCGGGACCAGCGTGACATCATCTGA
- the ZFYVE27 gene encoding protrudin isoform X2 → MQAAERDGAAGGPEGAAGGGEALPEPPPPKAAAAFDLLELVRSYRRLELYLEPLRDAAEGVRSLLRWQRPVCSLLVCLGLNFLLLTLGQAAWYSVLALLVVVPALLGYLQETCRVRPSEAELVRRRYHSVRREDLCRVQLSQQEAIAQVKSFLIQLEGFLSGMCCSCEAAYRVLYWENPTVSSQFYGVLLGSVCVLYLLPLCWVLAILNSTLFLGNTQFYQVIMELKASIEQCVGTKPLESTPEPAEPLPADAPLDRTPTPTSTEDLTPGSVEEAEEAEPDEEFKDAIEENQLLVMEDDESSQCSADFDLSLPDNGFMSKNEVIRSKVSRLTERLRKRYPSNNFGSCTGCAATFSVLKKRRSCSNCGNSFCSRCCSFKVPKAVMGATAPEAQRETVFVCALCNQVLTK, encoded by the exons ATGCAGGCGGCGGAGCGGGACGGGGCTGCAGGCGGCCCTgaaggggcggcggggggcggcgaggCCCTGCCGGAGCCGCCGCCTCCCAAGGCCGCCGCCGCTTTCGACCTGCTGGAGCTGGTGCGGAGCTACCGGCGGCTGGAGCTCTACCTGGAGCCGCTGCGGGACGCCGCCGAGGGTGTCCGCTCCCTCCTCCG GTGGCAGCGGCCCGTGTGCTCCCTCCTCGTCTGTCTCGGCCTCAACTTCCTCCTGCTCACCCTCGGCCAAG CCGCCTGGTACTCGGTGCTCGCCCTGTTGGTCGTGGTGCCGGCCCTGCTGGGGTACCTGCAGGAGACGTGCCGGGTCCGGCCCTCGGAGGCAGAGCTGGTGCGCAGGAGGTACCACAGCGTCCGCCGGGAGGACCTGTGCAGGGTGCAGCTCTCGCAGCAGGAGGCCATCGCCCAGGTCAAGAGCTT CCTGATCCAGCTGGAGGGGTTCCTGAGTGGGatgtgctgcagctgtgagGCAGCGTACCGTGTGCTGTACTGGGAGAACCCCACTGTCTCTTCGCA GTTTtatggggtgctgctgggctctgtCTGCGTCCTTTACCTGCTTCCCCTCTGCTGGGTCCTGGCCATCCTCAACAGCACCCTCTTCCTGGGCAACACCCAGTTCTACCAAG TGATAATGGAGCTTAAGGCGTCGATCGAGCAGTGTGTGGGCACCAAACCCCTCGAGAGCACTCCAGAGCCTGCCGAACCCCTGCCAGCTGATGCCCCCCTGGATCGGACACCCACACCCACTAGCACAGAG GACCTTACCCCTGGCAGtgtggaggaggcagaggaggcagagccTGACGAAGAGTTCAAAGATGCTATCGAG GAGAACCAGCTGCTGGTTATG gagGATGACGAGAGCTCTCAGTGCTCAGCAGATTTTGACCTCAGCCTCCCAGACAACGGTTTTATGAGCAAAAATGAGGTGATCCGCAGCAAGGTGTCACGCCTGACCGAGCGCCTGCGCAAGCGCTACCCCAGCAACAACTTTG GGAGCTGCACGGGCTGTGCAGCCACCTTCTCTGTGCTCAAGAAGAGG CGGAGCTGCAGTAACTGTGGGAACAGCTTTTGCTCCAGGTGTTGTTCCTTCAAAGTCCCCAAGGCTGTGATGGGAGCTACGG cccCGGAGGCTCAGAGAGAGACGGTGTTCGTGTGCGCTCTGTGCAACCAGGTGCTCACCAAGTGA
- the ZFYVE27 gene encoding protrudin isoform X1, with protein sequence MQAAERDGAAGGPEGAAGGGEALPEPPPPKAAAAFDLLELVRSYRRLELYLEPLRDAAEGVRSLLRWQRPVCSLLVCLGLNFLLLTLGQAAWYSVLALLVVVPALLGYLQETCRVRPSEAELVRRRYHSVRREDLCRVQLSQQEAIAQVKSFLIQLEGFLSGMCCSCEAAYRVLYWENPTVSSQFYGVLLGSVCVLYLLPLCWVLAILNSTLFLGNTQFYQVIMELKASIEQCVGTKPLESTPEPAEPLPADAPLDRTPTPTSTEDLTPGSVEEAEEAEPDEEFKDAIEEDDESSQCSADFDLSLPDNGFMSKNEVIRSKVSRLTERLRKRYPSNNFGSCTGCAATFSVLKKRRSCSNCGNSFCSRCCSFKVPKAVMGATAPEAQRETVFVCALCNQVLTK encoded by the exons ATGCAGGCGGCGGAGCGGGACGGGGCTGCAGGCGGCCCTgaaggggcggcggggggcggcgaggCCCTGCCGGAGCCGCCGCCTCCCAAGGCCGCCGCCGCTTTCGACCTGCTGGAGCTGGTGCGGAGCTACCGGCGGCTGGAGCTCTACCTGGAGCCGCTGCGGGACGCCGCCGAGGGTGTCCGCTCCCTCCTCCG GTGGCAGCGGCCCGTGTGCTCCCTCCTCGTCTGTCTCGGCCTCAACTTCCTCCTGCTCACCCTCGGCCAAG CCGCCTGGTACTCGGTGCTCGCCCTGTTGGTCGTGGTGCCGGCCCTGCTGGGGTACCTGCAGGAGACGTGCCGGGTCCGGCCCTCGGAGGCAGAGCTGGTGCGCAGGAGGTACCACAGCGTCCGCCGGGAGGACCTGTGCAGGGTGCAGCTCTCGCAGCAGGAGGCCATCGCCCAGGTCAAGAGCTT CCTGATCCAGCTGGAGGGGTTCCTGAGTGGGatgtgctgcagctgtgagGCAGCGTACCGTGTGCTGTACTGGGAGAACCCCACTGTCTCTTCGCA GTTTtatggggtgctgctgggctctgtCTGCGTCCTTTACCTGCTTCCCCTCTGCTGGGTCCTGGCCATCCTCAACAGCACCCTCTTCCTGGGCAACACCCAGTTCTACCAAG TGATAATGGAGCTTAAGGCGTCGATCGAGCAGTGTGTGGGCACCAAACCCCTCGAGAGCACTCCAGAGCCTGCCGAACCCCTGCCAGCTGATGCCCCCCTGGATCGGACACCCACACCCACTAGCACAGAG GACCTTACCCCTGGCAGtgtggaggaggcagaggaggcagagccTGACGAAGAGTTCAAAGATGCTATCGAG gagGATGACGAGAGCTCTCAGTGCTCAGCAGATTTTGACCTCAGCCTCCCAGACAACGGTTTTATGAGCAAAAATGAGGTGATCCGCAGCAAGGTGTCACGCCTGACCGAGCGCCTGCGCAAGCGCTACCCCAGCAACAACTTTG GGAGCTGCACGGGCTGTGCAGCCACCTTCTCTGTGCTCAAGAAGAGG CGGAGCTGCAGTAACTGTGGGAACAGCTTTTGCTCCAGGTGTTGTTCCTTCAAAGTCCCCAAGGCTGTGATGGGAGCTACGG cccCGGAGGCTCAGAGAGAGACGGTGTTCGTGTGCGCTCTGTGCAACCAGGTGCTCACCAAGTGA
- the SFRP5 gene encoding secreted frizzled-related protein 5, whose protein sequence is MPRASGPRGTALLALALVLALAGSLGSGQHYDYYSWQPESLPHGRFYGREPQCLDIPPDMQLCRDVGYKRMRLPNLLEHETMAEAKQQAGSWVPLLAKQCHTDTQLFLCSLFAPVCLDRPVYPCRSLCEVVRDSCAPVMESYGFPWPEMLHCGKFPSDHELCIAVQFGNSKATPPPVSKICTQCEMEHKADGMMEQMCSSDFVVKMRIKEMTEENGERRLVAAQKKKVLKLGPLKRKDTKKMVLHMRNAGACPCPQLDSLSGSFLVMGRKVGGRLLLLAVYPWQKHNKEMKFAVKFMFSYPCPLYHPLLYGAGQH, encoded by the exons ATGCCGCGGGCGAGTGGCCCCCGGGGCACGGCGCTGCTGGCCCTGGCGCTGGTGCTGGCGCTGGCGGGGTCCCTGGGCAGCGGGCAGCACTACGACTACTACAGCTGGCAGCCCGAGAGCCTGCCCCACGGGCGCTTCTACGGGCGGGAGCCGCAGTGCCTCGACATCCCGCCCGACATGCAGCTCTGCCGCGACGTGGGCTACAAGCGCATGCGGCTGCCCAACCTGCTGGAGCACGAGACCATGGCCGAGGCCAAGCAGCAGGCCGGCAGCTGGGTGCCCCTGCTTGCCAAGCAGTGCCACACCGACACccagctcttcctctgctccctcttCGCCCCCGTCTGCCTCGACCGGCCCGTCTACCCCTGCCGCTCCCTCTGCGAGGTGGTGCGAGACTCCTGCGCCCCTGTCATGGAGTCCTACGGCTTCCCCTGGCCCGAGATGCTGCACTGTGGCAAGTTCCCCTCTGACCACGAGCTCTGCATCGCTGTCCAGTTTGGCAACAGCAAGGCCACCCCACCGCCAG TGTCCAAGATCTGCACCCAGTGCGAGATGGAGCACAAGGCAGATGGCATGATGGAGCAGATGTGCTCCAGTGACTTTG TGGTGAAGATGCGCATCAAGGAGATGACAGAAGAGAACGGGGAACGGCGACTGGTGGCCGCCCAGAAGAAGAAAGTGCTGAAGCTGGGCCCACTCAAGCGCAAGGACACCAAGAAGATGGTGCTGCACATGAGGAATGCGGgcgcctgcccctgcccccagctTGACAGCCTCAGCGGCAGCTTCCTGGTAATGGGCCGCAAGGTGGGCGGCCGCCTGCTCCTCCTCGCTGTCTACCCCTGGCAGAAGCACAACAAGGAGATGAAGTTTGCCGTCAAGTTCATGTTCTCCTACCCCTGCCCCCTCTACCACCCCCTGCTCTATGGGGCCGGGCAGCACTAg
- the GOLGA7B gene encoding golgin subfamily A member 7B has translation MGAAPSTVGTSGTASQGGMVHSLQELRRSASLATKVFVQRDYSDGTTCQFQTKFPPELESRIERQLFEETVKTLNGFYAEAEKIGGSSYLEGCLACATAYFIFLCMETHYEKVLKKISKYIQEQNEKIYAPRGLLLTDPLERGMRVIEISIYEDRCSSGSSSSGSSSSSSGGGGAGGR, from the exons ATGGGGGCTGCCCCCTCCACGGTGGGGACCTCGGGGACAGCCAGCCAGGGTGGCATG GTGCAcagcctgcaggagctgcggcgCAGCGCTTCCCTGGCCACCAAGGTCTTCGTGCAGCGGGATTACAGCGATGGGACCACGTGCCAGTTCCAGACTAAGTTCCCCCCCGAGCTGGAGAGCCGG ATTGAGCGGCAGCTCTTTGAGGAAACTGTGAAAACCCTTAATGGCTTCTACGCCGAGGCAGAGAAGATTGGGGGCAGCTCATACCTGGAGGGCTGCCTGGCCTGCGCCACCGCCTatttcatcttcctctgcatGGAGACGCACTACGAGAAG GTCCTGAAGAAGATCTCCAAGTACATCCAGGAGCAGAACGAGAAGATCTATGCGCCACGGGGGCTGCTCCTCACCGACCCCCTGGAGCGTGGCATGAGGGTC ATCGAGATCTCCATCTATGAGGACCGGTGCAGCAGCGGCAGCTCCAGCAgtggcagctccagcagcagcagcggtggcggcggggcggggggccggtgA